One genomic window of Quadrisphaera setariae includes the following:
- a CDS encoding methyl-accepting chemotaxis protein, producing MAPALRFFTDRSLSVKIGTSLALLGVVSTGLTVLAVDRLHALAEGEQHLYAETVVPMSKLNDLQRSYQGDRARYASYDSLDAAARADVVTELAERKQKIDAQLEDYATVASSPAAYEELSKDLGTYYAVATEQLVPAADSGQPGAASAVITGPLQAGVDAVMDDIQAEADHNRETAGAIAASGEATAVAAERALWAALVAGVLVAGAVALLVVRRTVRALASVRTATEALASGDLTVVPQVHDRDELGEVATSLASAMGSLRGVMASVVGSADRVAAASADLASTTSRITAAAEQTSAQSDQVASTAHEVSASVQTVAAGADEMGSAIREIARSTSEATRVASDAVTAAEAASGTVTQLAVSSREIGDVVKVITSIAEQTNLLALNATIEAARAGELGKGFAVVAGEVKELARETARATEDIAHRVETIQQDSAGAATAIAQITDVISQISTFQTTIASAVEEQSATTQEMSRSVGEAADGAQQIASTIGGVTTAAGTTSTSVAAANASVAGLAEMATALRAQVALFRY from the coding sequence ATGGCCCCCGCACTCCGCTTCTTCACCGACAGGTCCCTCAGCGTCAAGATCGGCACCTCCCTGGCCCTGCTGGGCGTGGTGAGCACCGGTCTGACCGTCCTCGCCGTCGACAGGCTCCACGCGCTGGCGGAGGGCGAGCAGCACCTCTACGCCGAGACCGTCGTGCCGATGAGCAAGCTCAACGACCTGCAGCGCTCCTACCAGGGCGACCGGGCCAGGTACGCCTCCTACGACTCCCTCGACGCGGCAGCTCGCGCGGACGTGGTGACCGAGCTCGCCGAGCGCAAGCAGAAGATCGACGCGCAGCTGGAGGACTACGCCACCGTGGCGTCGAGCCCCGCGGCCTACGAGGAGCTCTCGAAGGACCTGGGCACCTACTACGCGGTCGCCACCGAGCAGCTGGTCCCCGCCGCCGACAGCGGGCAGCCCGGCGCCGCGTCGGCGGTCATCACCGGACCGCTTCAGGCGGGTGTCGACGCGGTCATGGACGACATCCAGGCCGAGGCCGACCACAACCGCGAGACCGCCGGCGCCATCGCGGCGAGCGGCGAGGCCACGGCGGTCGCGGCGGAGCGGGCGCTGTGGGCGGCGCTGGTGGCCGGTGTCCTCGTGGCCGGGGCCGTGGCGCTGCTCGTCGTGCGCCGCACGGTGCGGGCGCTGGCCTCGGTGCGCACCGCCACGGAGGCGCTGGCCAGCGGTGACCTCACGGTGGTGCCTCAGGTGCACGACCGCGACGAGCTCGGTGAGGTGGCGACCTCCCTCGCGAGCGCCATGGGGTCGCTGCGCGGCGTGATGGCCTCCGTGGTCGGGTCCGCGGACCGGGTGGCCGCCGCCTCCGCCGACCTGGCGTCGACCACGTCCCGCATCACCGCGGCCGCCGAGCAGACCAGCGCGCAGTCCGACCAGGTCGCGAGCACCGCTCACGAGGTCTCCGCCAGCGTGCAGACCGTCGCCGCGGGCGCCGACGAGATGGGCTCCGCGATCCGCGAGATCGCCAGGTCCACCTCCGAGGCGACCCGGGTGGCCAGCGACGCGGTCACCGCGGCGGAGGCCGCCTCGGGCACCGTCACCCAGCTGGCGGTCTCCAGCCGCGAGATCGGCGACGTCGTCAAGGTCATCACCTCCATCGCCGAGCAGACCAACCTCCTCGCCCTCAACGCCACCATCGAGGCAGCGCGCGCCGGAGAGCTCGGCAAGGGCTTCGCCGTGGTCGCCGGGGAGGTCAAGGAGCTGGCCCGCGAGACGGCGCGCGCCACCGAGGACATCGCCCACCGCGTGGAGACCATCCAGCAGGACTCTGCCGGCGCCGCCACCGCCATCGCGCAGATCACCGACGTGATCTCGCAGATCTCCACCTTCCAGACCACCATCGCCTCGGCGGTGGAGGAGCAGTCGGCCACGACGCAGGAGATGTCCCGCTCGGTGGGCGAGGCCGCCGACGGGGCGCAGCAGATCGCGTCGACCATCGGCGGCGTCACCACGGCCGCGGGCACCACCAGCACGTCGGTGGCGGCGGCGAACGCGTCCGTGGCGGGTCTGGCGGAGATGGCGACGGCGCTGCGCGCCCAGGTGGCGCTCTTCCGCTACTGA
- a CDS encoding SIS domain-containing protein, with amino-acid sequence MIDEALLDDPAGLEAGDPLGVLRALAGAGAQVRRATDHALESGIARLDPSDRPRAVLVAARGGSEVVADAVTALAGAASPVPVIARTGDVLPGWVGPLDMVVSVSLSGSHSPAIPVVAEAGRRGARVLTVSREGSALARVSQQVRGLHVETPSPGRDAVAVPTTRTALWSLLTPVLLAFDRLGLLSAGPSELAALADALDEEAREDRPSSETFVNPAKALAVELDGSVPVVLGDGPVSAVAARRAATVLARSARVPALAGTLPDDAGDVVATFGGPFASDGGDVSSVFRDPFLDGPGGPKLRLMLLRELEAPASSAVVDIAERAGVRVSQVSVKGESPLERLGLLIARTDFAATYLALGSGTDPGSSPHVADLRDALR; translated from the coding sequence ATGATCGACGAAGCCCTCCTCGACGACCCCGCCGGCCTCGAGGCCGGTGACCCGCTCGGCGTGCTGCGCGCGCTCGCCGGGGCAGGCGCCCAGGTCCGCCGCGCCACCGACCACGCCCTCGAGAGCGGCATCGCCCGGCTCGACCCCTCCGACCGGCCGCGCGCCGTGCTCGTGGCCGCCCGCGGCGGCTCGGAGGTGGTGGCCGACGCCGTCACCGCGCTCGCCGGCGCCGCCTCCCCGGTGCCCGTCATCGCGCGCACCGGAGACGTCCTTCCCGGGTGGGTGGGGCCGCTCGACATGGTGGTGTCGGTCTCGCTGTCCGGGTCCCACAGCCCGGCCATCCCCGTGGTGGCCGAGGCGGGACGGCGCGGCGCGCGCGTGCTCACCGTCTCCCGCGAGGGCTCCGCGCTGGCCCGCGTCAGCCAGCAGGTGCGCGGCCTGCACGTCGAGACCCCGTCACCGGGCCGCGACGCCGTGGCGGTGCCCACCACCCGCACCGCCCTGTGGTCGCTGCTGACGCCCGTGCTGCTGGCCTTCGACAGGCTCGGCCTGCTCAGCGCCGGCCCGTCGGAGCTGGCGGCGCTGGCCGACGCCCTCGACGAGGAGGCCCGCGAGGACCGCCCCTCCTCGGAGACCTTCGTCAACCCCGCGAAGGCCCTCGCGGTGGAGCTGGACGGGTCGGTGCCCGTGGTGCTGGGCGACGGTCCCGTCTCCGCGGTGGCCGCGCGCCGCGCCGCCACGGTGCTGGCCCGCTCCGCGCGCGTGCCGGCGCTGGCCGGCACCCTCCCGGACGACGCCGGCGACGTCGTGGCGACCTTCGGCGGTCCCTTCGCCAGCGACGGCGGAGACGTCTCCAGCGTCTTCAGGGACCCCTTCCTCGACGGGCCCGGCGGTCCGAAGCTGCGGCTCATGCTGCTGCGCGAGCTGGAGGCGCCCGCCAGCTCCGCCGTCGTCGACATCGCCGAGCGCGCCGGGGTGCGCGTCTCGCAGGTGTCCGTGAAGGGTGAGAGCCCGCTGGAGCGGCTGGGGCTGCTCATCGCCCGCACCGACTTCGCCGCCACCTACCTGGCGCTCGGCTCCGGGACCGACCCGGGCTCGAGCCCGCACGTGGCGGACCTGCGCGACGCCCTCCGCTGA
- a CDS encoding Trm112 family protein — MAGAPAGSGEPWREEWVRSLLRCPVDHAELRDVALADEVAGLACTDAGHRVAYPVIDGVPVLLVDDAVPLG; from the coding sequence ATGGCGGGCGCCCCCGCCGGCAGCGGTGAGCCGTGGCGCGAGGAGTGGGTCCGCTCCCTCCTGCGCTGCCCGGTCGACCACGCCGAGCTGCGCGACGTCGCGCTCGCCGACGAGGTCGCGGGACTGGCCTGCACCGACGCCGGCCACCGCGTGGCCTACCCCGTCATCGACGGGGTCCCGGTGCTCCTCGTCGACGACGCCGTCCCCCTGGGCTGA